The Microlunatus antarcticus genome window below encodes:
- a CDS encoding type 1 glutamine amidotransferase: MAGEYGPVDGPRVEIVLVYQSLLGIYGDRGNATVLARRLAWRGFDAVLTVVEPGEPLPDTGHVYLLGGGEDAAQISAVRALRADGGLHRAVDRGAVVFAVCAGYQIVGRTFTVGDPSVPGGEDQVIEGLGLLDVTTTRGPRRAVGEILSRWRGRDGETSLLTGFENHGGWTRLGPDAQPLADVEVGIGNCDDGTEGAVAGTVVATYPHGPVLARNPALADHVLELALGEELAPLPLPEIDTLRTQRLAAVRSSR; encoded by the coding sequence GTGGCCGGCGAGTACGGCCCGGTCGACGGTCCCCGCGTCGAGATCGTGCTGGTCTACCAGTCGCTGCTCGGGATCTACGGCGACCGCGGCAACGCGACCGTGCTGGCCCGGCGCCTGGCGTGGCGCGGCTTCGACGCGGTCCTGACCGTCGTCGAGCCGGGCGAGCCGCTCCCCGACACCGGTCACGTCTACCTGCTGGGGGGCGGCGAGGACGCGGCCCAGATCTCCGCGGTACGCGCCCTGCGGGCCGACGGCGGGCTGCACCGGGCCGTCGACCGTGGCGCCGTCGTCTTCGCGGTGTGCGCGGGCTACCAGATCGTCGGCCGCACGTTCACCGTCGGCGACCCGAGCGTCCCCGGCGGCGAGGACCAGGTCATCGAGGGCCTCGGCCTGCTGGACGTCACCACCACCCGCGGCCCGCGCCGTGCGGTGGGCGAGATCCTCAGCCGCTGGCGGGGTCGCGACGGCGAGACGTCGTTGCTCACCGGCTTCGAGAACCACGGCGGGTGGACGCGCCTCGGCCCGGACGCGCAACCCCTGGCCGACGTCGAGGTCGGGATCGGCAACTGCGACGACGGCACCGAGGGTGCCGTGGCCGGCACGGTCGTCGCCACCTACCCGCACGGGCCCGTCCTGGCCCGCAACCCGGCCCTGGCCGACCACGTGCTCGAGCTCGCCCTGGGCGAGGAGCTCGCGCCGCTCCCCCTCCCCGAGATCGACACGCTGCGCACGCAGCGGCTGGCGGCGGTCCGCAGCTCGCGCTGA
- a CDS encoding MurT ligase domain-containing protein has product MRLDPDALGELVAGRRVAMVSGTNGKTTTTHFLAGAVREALGPDTSRLVHNADGANLHGGIASALGEHPRADLAILETDERVVADLVRLGRPEVLVLLNFSRDQLDRNHEIKGLGRSWREALATAGQDGPVVVANADEPLVVWAAQTARRVVWVDTAATWTQDASLCPQCGSPLVREQPGGWRCTGCDLAQPAATYRVDGDTIVRPDGSVVTPALNVPGSFNVSNAACALAAAELFGIDAETALRGMRTVTAPAGRFGTATISGSRARLLLAKNPAGWAEALPLARSATVVLAIDSAAADGRDVSWLWDVEYEQLAGRSVVATGPRAADLAVRLTYAGVEHRTVPDLAEALRGHAEPVDVVATYTPFQRLRKLGGL; this is encoded by the coding sequence CTGCGGCTCGACCCCGACGCCCTGGGCGAGCTCGTCGCCGGGCGCCGCGTCGCGATGGTGTCCGGCACCAACGGCAAGACGACCACCACCCACTTCCTCGCGGGTGCCGTCCGGGAGGCGCTCGGCCCCGACACGAGCCGGCTGGTCCACAACGCCGACGGGGCCAACCTGCACGGCGGCATCGCCTCCGCGCTCGGCGAGCACCCGCGCGCCGACCTCGCGATCCTCGAGACCGACGAGCGGGTCGTCGCCGACCTCGTCCGGCTCGGTCGCCCCGAGGTCCTCGTCCTGCTGAACTTCAGCCGCGACCAGCTCGACCGCAACCACGAGATCAAGGGCCTGGGCCGCAGCTGGCGCGAGGCGCTGGCCACGGCCGGCCAGGACGGCCCGGTCGTCGTGGCCAACGCCGACGAGCCGCTCGTCGTCTGGGCGGCTCAGACCGCCCGCCGGGTGGTGTGGGTCGACACCGCCGCCACCTGGACGCAGGACGCCTCGCTCTGCCCGCAGTGCGGGTCGCCCCTGGTCCGCGAGCAGCCGGGCGGCTGGCGCTGCACCGGGTGCGACCTCGCCCAGCCGGCGGCGACCTACCGGGTCGACGGCGACACGATCGTGCGGCCCGACGGGTCGGTGGTGACGCCGGCGCTGAACGTGCCCGGCAGCTTCAACGTCTCGAACGCCGCCTGCGCGCTGGCCGCGGCCGAGCTGTTCGGCATCGACGCCGAGACCGCGCTGCGCGGCATGCGCACGGTCACCGCGCCGGCTGGTCGCTTCGGCACCGCGACGATCTCGGGCAGCCGCGCCCGCCTGCTCCTGGCCAAGAACCCGGCCGGCTGGGCCGAGGCCCTGCCGCTGGCCCGGTCCGCGACCGTCGTGCTCGCCATCGACTCGGCCGCGGCCGACGGGCGTGACGTGTCCTGGCTGTGGGACGTGGAGTACGAGCAGCTGGCCGGCCGGTCGGTGGTCGCGACCGGGCCGCGGGCGGCGGACCTGGCCGTCCGGCTGACGTACGCGGGGGTCGAGCACCGCACGGTGCCCGACCTGGCCGAGGCGCTGCGCGGCCACGCCGAGCCGGTCGACGTCGTCGCGACGTACACGCCGTTCCAGCGGCTGCGAAAGCTGGGTGGCCTGTGA
- a CDS encoding superinfection immunity protein, translated as MTHPQPYGYPTGPLSSQVLVQHYRCSTAHVVIAWVLAALTGLYLLPWAVSATRNRSNVAATAMVNLFLGWTLVGWVVALVMACGSERPVVLVQTYAAPPQPWLPQQPQPPYWAPAPPQPQHQDQQQPWTPPVQEWAQPPALPAAAPRAYAPAEPTMVDPLGTEPTQQLPRSPWEPDHRR; from the coding sequence ATGACCCACCCGCAGCCCTACGGCTACCCGACCGGGCCCCTGTCGTCGCAGGTCCTCGTGCAGCACTACCGGTGCTCGACGGCCCACGTCGTCATCGCGTGGGTCCTCGCCGCGCTGACCGGCCTCTACCTCCTCCCCTGGGCGGTCTCGGCCACCCGCAACCGGTCGAACGTCGCCGCCACGGCGATGGTCAACCTCTTCCTCGGCTGGACGCTCGTCGGCTGGGTCGTGGCCCTGGTCATGGCCTGCGGGAGCGAGCGCCCGGTCGTGCTCGTGCAGACGTACGCCGCCCCGCCGCAGCCCTGGCTGCCGCAGCAGCCCCAGCCGCCGTACTGGGCCCCGGCGCCCCCGCAACCGCAGCACCAGGACCAGCAGCAGCCGTGGACCCCGCCAGTGCAGGAGTGGGCCCAGCCGCCCGCGCTCCCGGCCGCCGCGCCGCGCGCCTACGCCCCGGCCGAGCCCACGATGGTCGACCCGCTGGGCACCGAGCCGACGCAGCAGCTGCCCCGCTCACCGTGGGAGCCGGACCATCGGCGCTGA
- the orn gene encoding oligoribonuclease produces MTGLDLVHDELVEVAALVTDGQLNVLGEGIDVIIKPSAAALDQMGDFVRTMHEHSGLLPELDGGTTLADAEEQVLEYIRTFVPEPRRAPLAGNSIGTDRAFLAVGMPTLEAYVHYRNIDVSSVKELARRWFPRAYYAAPAKTGNHRALADVQESIEELRYYRDAVFVPPPGPDSASARTIAAQHQAAITGAAAAAASATAVADAAE; encoded by the coding sequence ATGACGGGCCTCGACCTCGTGCACGACGAGCTCGTCGAGGTGGCCGCGCTCGTCACCGACGGACAGCTCAACGTCCTCGGTGAGGGCATCGACGTGATCATCAAGCCGAGCGCCGCCGCCCTGGACCAGATGGGCGACTTCGTCCGGACCATGCACGAGCACTCGGGCCTGCTGCCCGAGCTCGACGGCGGCACCACGCTGGCCGACGCCGAGGAGCAGGTGCTCGAGTACATCCGCACCTTCGTCCCCGAGCCCCGCCGCGCCCCCCTGGCCGGCAACTCCATCGGCACGGACCGCGCGTTCCTGGCCGTCGGCATGCCGACCCTCGAGGCGTACGTCCACTACCGCAACATCGACGTCTCCAGCGTCAAGGAGCTTGCGCGGCGCTGGTTCCCGCGGGCCTACTACGCGGCTCCGGCCAAGACGGGCAACCACCGCGCGCTCGCCGACGTGCAGGAGTCGATCGAGGAGCTGCGCTACTACCGCGACGCGGTCTTCGTGCCCCCGCCCGGCCCGGACTCGGCCAGCGCGCGCACCATCGCGGCGCAGCACCAGGCGGCGATCACCGGCGCCGCGGCCGCCGCCGCCTCGGCCACCGCGGTGGCCGACGCGGCGGAATGA
- a CDS encoding MFS transporter, whose product MSQPGDAASWRRIAVPAYGPTILVSIGQGATLPLVALSARDLGASVGVAAFVVALIGIGQLLGDLPAGALAARIGEQKALVAACTVDALALAGAFLARSLWMLALAIFVTGLAGSVFSLARQAYLTETVPLRMRARALSTLGGTFRVGLFLGPFVGAALVSRGEIGRAYAFAAGMSLAAAALTAFLPDVTRTKRSARAETGAAHSSVLSVLRAHRRTLLTLGTGVLIISAARATRQTIVPLWAASQGLSPATVSLVYGVSAGVDMLLFYPGGAIMDRYGRVFVAVPSMVVLGLGFLLLPLTHVTPAIAVVAGLMGLGNGISAGVVMTLGADVAPAESRTQFLGGWRLCADLGNAAGPLIVSGVTVVAPLAAAAVTMGLLTWTGVAWLARWIPRRPDTSLE is encoded by the coding sequence GTGAGCCAGCCCGGGGACGCCGCCAGCTGGCGCAGGATCGCGGTCCCGGCGTACGGGCCGACGATCCTGGTGTCGATCGGGCAGGGCGCGACGCTGCCGCTGGTGGCGCTGTCGGCCCGTGACCTGGGGGCCAGCGTCGGCGTCGCCGCGTTCGTCGTGGCGCTGATCGGGATCGGGCAGCTCCTGGGCGACCTCCCCGCCGGCGCGCTCGCCGCCCGGATCGGGGAGCAGAAGGCCCTCGTCGCGGCCTGCACGGTCGACGCCCTCGCGCTGGCCGGCGCGTTCCTGGCCCGGTCGCTGTGGATGCTCGCGCTGGCGATCTTCGTCACCGGTCTGGCCGGGTCGGTGTTCAGCCTGGCGCGGCAGGCGTACCTGACCGAGACCGTCCCGCTGCGGATGCGCGCCCGGGCGCTGTCGACGCTGGGCGGGACGTTCCGGGTGGGGCTGTTCCTGGGCCCGTTCGTGGGCGCCGCGCTCGTGTCCCGCGGCGAGATCGGGCGGGCGTACGCCTTCGCCGCCGGGATGAGCCTCGCGGCGGCCGCGCTGACCGCGTTCCTGCCGGACGTGACCCGGACGAAGCGCAGCGCCCGGGCCGAGACCGGGGCCGCGCACTCGTCGGTCCTGTCCGTGCTGCGGGCGCACCGGCGGACGCTGCTCACCCTGGGCACGGGGGTTCTGATCATCTCGGCCGCCCGCGCGACGCGGCAGACGATCGTGCCGCTCTGGGCGGCGTCGCAGGGCCTCTCCCCCGCCACGGTCAGCCTGGTCTACGGGGTGTCGGCCGGCGTCGACATGCTGCTCTTCTACCCGGGCGGCGCGATCATGGACCGCTACGGCCGGGTGTTCGTCGCCGTCCCCTCGATGGTCGTGCTCGGCCTCGGCTTCCTCCTGCTGCCGCTCACCCACGTCACCCCGGCGATCGCCGTCGTCGCGGGGCTGATGGGCCTGGGCAACGGCATCTCGGCCGGCGTGGTGATGACCCTCGGCGCCGACGTCGCCCCGGCGGAGTCGCGGACGCAGTTCCTGGGCGGCTGGCGGCTGTGCGCCGACCTCGGCAACGCGGCGGGCCCGTTGATCGTCAGCGGCGTCACCGTCGTGGCCCCGCTCGCCGCGGCGGCCGTGACGATGGGCCTGCTGACCTGGACCGGCGTGGCCTGGCTCGCCCGGTGGATCCCCCGCCGGCCGGACACCTCACTAGAGTGA
- a CDS encoding alpha/beta fold hydrolase: protein MPTVELADGPTLRYREWGRPDGAVLLMLHGTTSDSTTWSNVAPGLGEHFRVIALDLRGRADSEWPDVYSLPLMADDVVKFMDALGILGAVVVGHSSGAVVAFLVASGHPERLRMLVLEELPPPDAAKPQLELPLGPDPAGRYDWKAVIAIRRWLNAAHPDWWDLANRLNVPTLVVGATRGPFDQGRVRDLANAMPDARYVGLELGHTPHTERPSAFLQVVLPFLAPLAK, encoded by the coding sequence ATGCCGACCGTGGAGCTGGCCGACGGTCCTACGCTGCGCTACCGCGAGTGGGGACGACCCGACGGCGCCGTCCTGCTGATGCTGCACGGCACGACGTCGGACTCCACCACCTGGTCGAACGTCGCGCCCGGTCTGGGCGAGCACTTCCGGGTGATCGCGCTCGACCTGCGCGGGCGCGCGGACAGCGAGTGGCCCGACGTCTACTCGCTGCCCCTGATGGCCGACGACGTCGTCAAGTTCATGGACGCCCTCGGGATCCTGGGCGCCGTCGTCGTCGGGCACTCCAGCGGCGCGGTCGTCGCGTTCCTGGTGGCGAGCGGCCACCCGGAACGGCTCCGGATGCTCGTGCTCGAGGAGCTGCCGCCGCCCGACGCCGCCAAGCCGCAGCTCGAGCTGCCGCTCGGTCCCGACCCGGCCGGCCGCTACGACTGGAAGGCCGTGATCGCCATCCGGCGCTGGCTCAACGCCGCGCACCCGGATTGGTGGGACCTGGCCAACCGCTTGAACGTCCCGACGCTGGTCGTCGGCGCGACCCGTGGGCCGTTCGACCAGGGCCGCGTGCGCGACCTCGCGAACGCGATGCCCGATGCGCGCTACGTCGGCCTCGAGCTCGGGCACACCCCGCACACGGAGCGACCGAGCGCCTTCCTGCAGGTCGTCTTGCCGTTCCTCGCCCCGCTGGCCAAGTAG
- a CDS encoding PrsW family intramembrane metalloprotease, which produces MSAPAALRALTGARQGRDRDLARNGLPVEPDRSQPLPRRLLRSRLAWLTLVMAIAYAVCLVLLYRQVVPDQEVPGGVSVGLGRDAVPIAARYAAITAIPLSLLFLWADRFRPQRFWVWIMTFGWGACVATYVAAGVNTWAASHLSIIGDGDPATGARAAIFVAPFVEEAAKGTVLFWLAILMRNAWVSRLSGIVLAGLSGAAFAFVENILYYGRAYRYAARTIGAVPPEQALQQTFVLRGLLTFFGHPLFTSMIGIGLAVALRSKSKTVRVVAPLAGFCCAALLHMSFNTAASLLSTRQQLFVLIFVAVPLVLGLVGFIVRTLFKEGRLIRTRLGDYVRVGWLEPDDPQPLSRLRTRTRALWHALFAGPATFLATVRLQRAVTELAYLRDSMDRGLVDAAGQRRERVLLEQLRALRSQAVITPVGHPTYPWQRLRRGAGRRAAVAAYPPPAFPGPAGLGGSFPAPGAPSGAPGPLGQTATRYSEVDPSWKPPGE; this is translated from the coding sequence ATGTCCGCCCCGGCCGCCCTGCGTGCCCTGACTGGTGCCAGGCAGGGCCGTGACCGCGACCTGGCGCGCAACGGGCTCCCGGTCGAGCCCGACCGCAGCCAGCCGTTGCCGCGCCGCCTGCTCCGCTCCCGGCTCGCCTGGCTGACCCTGGTGATGGCGATCGCGTACGCGGTCTGCCTCGTGCTCCTCTACCGCCAGGTGGTGCCCGACCAGGAGGTCCCCGGCGGCGTCTCCGTGGGGCTCGGTCGCGACGCGGTGCCGATCGCGGCCCGGTACGCGGCGATCACGGCGATCCCGCTGTCGCTGCTGTTCCTGTGGGCCGACCGCTTCCGGCCGCAGCGCTTCTGGGTCTGGATCATGACCTTCGGCTGGGGCGCCTGCGTCGCGACCTACGTCGCCGCGGGGGTCAACACCTGGGCCGCGAGCCACCTGTCGATCATCGGCGACGGGGACCCGGCCACCGGGGCCCGCGCCGCGATCTTCGTCGCGCCGTTCGTGGAGGAGGCGGCCAAGGGCACGGTCCTCTTCTGGCTCGCGATCCTCATGCGCAACGCGTGGGTCAGCCGCCTCAGCGGCATCGTCCTCGCCGGCCTGTCGGGCGCCGCGTTCGCCTTCGTCGAGAACATCCTCTACTACGGCCGTGCCTACCGGTACGCCGCGCGGACCATCGGCGCGGTGCCGCCCGAGCAGGCCCTGCAGCAGACGTTCGTGCTGCGCGGGCTCCTCACCTTCTTCGGCCACCCGCTCTTCACCTCGATGATCGGCATCGGGCTGGCCGTCGCGCTGCGGTCGAAGTCGAAGACGGTGCGCGTCGTCGCCCCGCTCGCCGGCTTCTGCTGCGCCGCGCTGCTGCACATGTCGTTCAACACCGCGGCGAGCCTGCTGTCGACCCGCCAGCAGCTCTTCGTGCTGATCTTCGTCGCCGTGCCGCTCGTCCTCGGGCTCGTCGGCTTCATCGTGCGGACGCTGTTCAAGGAGGGCCGCCTGATCCGGACCCGACTCGGCGACTACGTCCGGGTGGGCTGGCTGGAGCCCGACGACCCGCAGCCGCTGTCCCGGCTCCGGACGCGGACCCGGGCCCTGTGGCACGCGCTCTTCGCCGGACCGGCGACGTTCCTGGCGACCGTACGGCTCCAGCGGGCGGTGACCGAGCTCGCCTACCTGCGCGACTCGATGGACCGCGGGCTCGTCGACGCCGCCGGCCAGCGGCGCGAGCGGGTCCTGCTCGAGCAGCTCCGCGCGCTGCGGTCGCAGGCGGTCATCACCCCCGTCGGGCACCCGACCTACCCCTGGCAGCGCCTGCGTCGCGGCGCCGGTCGCCGCGCCGCCGTCGCCGCGTACCCGCCGCCCGCCTTCCCCGGACCGGCCGGGCTGGGCGGCAGCTTCCCGGCTCCGGGCGCGCCGTCCGGAGCGCCGGGCCCGTTGGGGCAGACTGCAACCCGGTACTCAGAGGTCGACCCCAGCTGGAAGCCTCCCGGCGAGTAG
- a CDS encoding ABC transporter gives MAADVPPHTRTPLELALLRLQEVVTRARLPLPLPEAAAQQAAAGQIGFQLDDYVLPRLASIDAPVLTVVGGSTGAGKSTLVNSLVRHRVTEPGVIRPTTRAPVLVHHPDDAHWFADDRVLPGLARSTGSGRRARDLQLVPLAAVPQGLAILDAPDVDSVVSENRQLAAQLLDAADLWLFVTSAARYADAVPWDYLAAAAERSAAVAVVLDRVPPRAMRDVPPHLGQMMSERGLAESPLFAVPEVAVDAEGLLPDAAVAPIRGWLTALAQDRSRRAAVVQQTLDGAVGSLVARTPAIARAADEQAEALDQLRAEVDRSYAEAVRTVGVQTEDGTLLRGEVLARWHDFVGTGEFFRALEAKVGWLRDRVVSAIKGEPSGARDLKVAVESGLESLLVQEADAAAERAESSWQSTAAGRDVLGRTPADLSHSSTELRLRAEQMIRDWQGAVLALVADEGMTKRSRARFLAFGVNGVGVALMILVFAHTGGLVGAEVGVAGGTAILAQRVLEAVFGDQAVRRLAETAKGELDARVQALMAEELLRYHALLDGLGVDAGLGPALREAASEVDAARAVLPTGASSNALRGAEEVPALTVGPRTDSLDSGDDVVDAELVEPDLTRELR, from the coding sequence TTGGCGGCGGACGTCCCCCCTCACACGCGTACGCCGCTCGAGCTCGCCCTGCTGCGGCTCCAGGAGGTCGTGACGCGGGCGCGCCTGCCGCTCCCGCTGCCCGAGGCCGCCGCCCAGCAGGCCGCGGCCGGCCAGATCGGCTTCCAGCTCGACGACTACGTCCTGCCCCGGCTCGCGTCCATCGACGCGCCCGTGCTGACCGTCGTCGGCGGGTCCACAGGTGCCGGCAAGTCGACGCTCGTGAACTCCCTCGTCCGGCACCGGGTCACCGAGCCCGGCGTCATCCGGCCGACCACCCGGGCACCCGTGCTGGTGCACCACCCCGACGACGCGCACTGGTTCGCCGACGACCGCGTCCTGCCCGGCCTCGCCCGCTCGACCGGCTCGGGCCGCCGCGCGCGTGACCTGCAGCTCGTGCCGCTCGCCGCCGTGCCGCAGGGGCTGGCCATCCTCGATGCTCCCGACGTGGACTCGGTCGTCTCCGAGAACCGTCAGCTCGCCGCCCAGCTGCTCGACGCCGCCGACCTCTGGCTGTTCGTCACGTCCGCCGCCCGCTACGCCGACGCCGTGCCCTGGGACTACCTGGCCGCGGCGGCCGAGCGCAGCGCGGCGGTCGCCGTCGTGCTCGACCGGGTGCCGCCACGCGCGATGCGCGACGTCCCGCCGCACCTCGGGCAGATGATGAGCGAGCGCGGCCTGGCCGAGTCGCCGCTCTTCGCGGTGCCGGAGGTCGCGGTCGACGCCGAGGGCCTGCTGCCCGACGCGGCCGTCGCGCCCATCCGCGGCTGGCTGACCGCCCTGGCCCAGGACCGGTCGCGCCGCGCGGCGGTCGTGCAGCAGACGCTCGACGGGGCCGTCGGCTCGCTCGTCGCGCGGACCCCGGCCATCGCGCGGGCCGCGGACGAGCAGGCCGAGGCCCTCGACCAGCTGCGGGCCGAGGTCGACCGCTCGTACGCGGAGGCCGTCCGGACCGTCGGGGTGCAGACCGAGGACGGGACGCTGCTGCGCGGCGAGGTGCTCGCGCGCTGGCACGACTTCGTCGGGACGGGCGAGTTCTTCCGGGCGCTGGAGGCGAAGGTCGGCTGGCTGCGCGACCGGGTCGTCTCCGCGATCAAGGGTGAGCCGTCCGGCGCGCGCGACCTCAAGGTCGCGGTCGAGTCGGGCCTGGAGTCGCTGCTCGTGCAGGAGGCCGACGCCGCCGCCGAGCGCGCCGAGTCGTCCTGGCAGTCGACGGCCGCCGGTCGCGACGTGCTGGGCCGCACGCCCGCCGACCTGTCGCACAGCTCGACCGAGCTCCGGCTCCGGGCCGAGCAGATGATCCGCGACTGGCAGGGCGCGGTGCTCGCGCTCGTCGCCGACGAGGGGATGACCAAGCGCTCCCGCGCCCGGTTCCTCGCCTTCGGCGTCAACGGCGTGGGCGTCGCGCTGATGATCCTCGTCTTCGCCCACACCGGCGGGCTGGTCGGCGCCGAGGTCGGCGTCGCCGGGGGTACGGCGATCCTCGCCCAGCGCGTGCTGGAGGCGGTGTTCGGCGACCAGGCCGTCCGGCGCCTCGCCGAGACGGCCAAGGGCGAGCTCGACGCCCGCGTGCAGGCCCTGATGGCCGAGGAGCTGCTGCGCTACCACGCGCTGCTCGACGGCCTGGGCGTCGATGCCGGCCTCGGGCCGGCGCTGCGCGAGGCGGCCTCGGAGGTCGACGCCGCGCGGGCGGTGCTGCCGACCGGTGCGTCGTCGAACGCCCTCCGCGGGGCGGAGGAGGTGCCGGCGCTGACCGTCGGTCCGCGGACCGACTCCCTCGACAGCGGCGACGACGTGGTGGACGCCGAGCTCGTGGAGCCGGACCTGACGCGCGAGCTGCGCTGA
- a CDS encoding GTPase: MAGSLVTRGRDLLHRKDPTLALTDRVRALREAADACEGRVSTEVVDEAYRVSLQVDTRLALSGGATVVALAGATGSGKSSTFNALTGTDLATVGVRRPTTSVSMAATWGEDAGEELLDWLQVRRRHVVDAHAAPGRGVALDGLVLLDLPDHDSTAAEHRTEVDRLVALVDVLVWVVDPQKYADAALHERYLRPLAGHAAVMLVVLNQVDTLSPDARAACLRDLRRLLDAEGLGGVEVIGVSAVTGEGLDTLLTRLARVVAGKRAAAARLAADVGNAAAKLESASGTDPAPELSRRTVATLDTQLGEAAGVPVVTQAVDQAWRLRGGLATGWPVLAWVAKFKPDPLRRLRLGSSRGRKEIASPTSTSRTSLPGRSGVQQARVDTALRTLADEASDGLRRGWSDAVRATTRRSAAGLSDSLDRAVATTDLDVDRHRRWWSAVRVLQWVLVAGVLVGLGWLGAAFLLAYLQLPPLPKVAWWGFPAPTVLTIGGVAAGLLVAALARIGVVIGARRRARLARQRLLAAVSRVSADQVVTPVRAELERYETARSAILRARG; the protein is encoded by the coding sequence ATGGCCGGCTCGCTGGTGACGCGTGGACGGGACCTGCTGCACCGCAAGGACCCGACGCTCGCGCTCACCGACCGGGTGCGCGCCCTGCGCGAGGCGGCCGACGCGTGCGAGGGCCGGGTGTCGACCGAGGTGGTCGACGAGGCGTACCGGGTCAGCCTCCAGGTCGACACGCGCCTCGCGCTGTCCGGCGGGGCGACGGTGGTCGCGCTGGCCGGGGCGACGGGGTCGGGCAAGTCGAGCACGTTCAACGCGCTGACCGGGACCGACCTCGCCACCGTCGGCGTACGCCGTCCCACCACGTCCGTGTCCATGGCCGCGACCTGGGGCGAGGACGCGGGGGAGGAGCTCCTCGACTGGCTGCAGGTCCGCCGTCGCCACGTCGTCGACGCGCACGCTGCCCCGGGTCGCGGCGTCGCGCTGGACGGGCTGGTCCTGCTCGACCTGCCCGACCACGACTCGACCGCCGCCGAGCACCGGACGGAGGTCGACCGGCTCGTCGCGCTCGTCGACGTCCTCGTCTGGGTCGTCGACCCGCAGAAGTACGCCGACGCCGCCCTGCACGAGCGCTACCTGCGCCCGCTCGCCGGGCACGCCGCGGTGATGCTCGTGGTGCTCAACCAGGTCGACACGCTCAGCCCCGATGCCCGTGCCGCGTGCCTGCGCGACCTGCGCCGGCTGCTCGACGCCGAGGGCCTCGGCGGCGTCGAGGTCATCGGCGTCTCCGCCGTCACGGGCGAGGGCCTCGACACCCTGCTCACCCGGCTGGCCCGGGTCGTCGCCGGCAAGCGCGCAGCTGCGGCGCGTCTGGCCGCCGACGTCGGGAACGCGGCCGCGAAGCTCGAGTCGGCGTCCGGCACCGACCCCGCGCCCGAGCTGTCCCGCCGTACGGTCGCCACGCTCGACACCCAGCTCGGCGAGGCCGCCGGCGTACCGGTGGTGACGCAGGCGGTCGACCAGGCGTGGCGGCTGCGCGGCGGCCTGGCCACCGGCTGGCCCGTGCTCGCGTGGGTGGCGAAGTTCAAGCCCGACCCGCTGCGCCGCCTGCGGCTCGGCAGCTCCCGCGGCCGCAAGGAGATCGCCTCGCCCACCTCGACCTCCCGGACCTCGCTGCCAGGTCGCTCCGGCGTGCAGCAGGCGCGCGTCGACACCGCGCTCCGGACGCTGGCCGACGAGGCGTCCGACGGGCTGCGGCGCGGCTGGTCCGACGCGGTCCGGGCGACGACCCGTCGTTCGGCGGCCGGGCTGTCCGACAGCCTCGACCGCGCGGTCGCGACCACCGACCTCGACGTCGACCGACACCGCCGCTGGTGGAGCGCGGTCCGCGTCCTGCAGTGGGTGCTCGTCGCGGGCGTGCTCGTCGGTCTGGGCTGGCTCGGGGCGGCGTTCCTGCTGGCCTACCTGCAGCTGCCGCCGCTGCCCAAGGTCGCGTGGTGGGGATTCCCGGCCCCGACGGTGCTGACGATCGGCGGGGTCGCGGCCGGCCTGCTCGTGGCCGCCCTGGCGCGGATCGGTGTCGTGATCGGCGCCCGCCGCCGGGCCCGGCTCGCCCGCCAGCGCCTGCTCGCCGCGGTGTCGCGCGTCAGCGCGGACCAGGTGGTCACGCCTGTCCGCGCAGAGCTGGAGCGCTACGAGACCGCACGTTCCGCGATCCTGCGCGCGCGGGGCTGA